In Helianthus annuus cultivar XRQ/B chromosome 9, HanXRQr2.0-SUNRISE, whole genome shotgun sequence, the following are encoded in one genomic region:
- the LOC110878497 gene encoding protein S-acyltransferase 10, with protein MTMMSCCVPSRDASDRFPCLSDPVRRSTLCLRLALVTLHLIFVGFIFIFNQEFRDNIKEQPLYTSMYLLLVVVTLAQYFFTSGSSPGYVLDAMREFAKTEASLRASEVSKQPASSKNGNVVVTIDRNRSGEHLVGNNPMNWTKMVMDMYPPGTSVRTYTCSYCNVVQPPRAKHCHDCDKCVLQFDHHCVWLGTCIGQGNHCRFWWYILEETALSIWTGILYIKYLQASFDKAWLVDVIMIILLSILSIALIFLLLLLLFHSYLVVTNQTTYELVRRRRIPYMRNIPERVYPFSKGACRNLYNFCFARTSIYAMEPLPGAQELEQMSVPYTCLDVISCRCCC; from the exons ATGACGATGATGAGCTGTTGCGTTCCCTCTCGCGACGCATCCGATCGCTTCCCGTGCCTCTCCGATCCCG TTAGAAGATCTACGTTGTGTTTGCGATTGGCGTTGGTGACGCTGCATCTAATCTTTGTcggttttattttcatttttaatcAAGAATTCAGAGATAATATAAAAGAGCAGCCTTT GTATACGTCGATGTATTTGTTGTTGGTTGTTGTGACATTAGCTCAGTATTTCTTTACCTCTGGTTCTTCTCCAGG GTACGTGCTTGATGCGATGAGAGAATTTGCTAAGACAGAAGCGTCGTTAAGGGCATCGGAAGTATCAAA ACAACCTGCTTCAAGTAAAAATGGGAATGTAGTTGTGACTATAGACAGAAACCGGTCGGGAGAACATCTTGTAGGGAATAACCCGATGAATTGGACAAAGATGGTGATGGACATGTACCCACCTGGAACATCTGTCAG GACTTACACCTGCTCTTACTGTAATGTTGTGCAG CCTCCAAGAGCAAAGCATTGCCATGATTGTGACAAATGCGTACTTCAATTTGACCATCATTGCGTTTGGCTTGGAACATGTATCGGCCAGGGCAACCATTGTCGATTTTG GTGGTACATTCTTGAGGAAACAGCCTTGAGTATTTGGACTGGCATTTTGTATATTAAGTACCTACAAGCGTCATTTGATAAAGCATG GTTGGTGGATGTTATTATGATTATTCTGCTGTCTATTTTGTCGATCGCGTTGATATTTCTTCTCCTTCTTCTACTATTTCATAG CTATCTAGTTGTGACAAATCAAACAACCTATGAGCTTGTGAGACGCCGGAGAATACCATATATGAG AAATATCCCAGAAAGAGTATATCCGTTCAGTAAAGGTGCGTGCAGAAACTTGTACAACTTTTGCTTTGCAAGAACAAGCATATACGCAATGGAACCGCTTCCAGGTGCACAAGAGCTAGAGCAGATGTCGGTACCATATACATGTTTAGACGTCATATCGTGTAGATGTTGTTGctga